The window ATCGTCAAACTAGAAGCTAAAATTAAGCAGTAATCATGTAATAATAATCTGAGTTATTTCTATAGTCAGTAAGAAGACTTAGACGGATATTTAATCAAGATGattataaaatatttgagaaaagtTTATAAacaatatataaaattaaaattgtgaagaaattattcagaaatgctggatttttcatttcttttagaaTGTACTACTCTACAGAATGTGATAAAGGGTCTAACACAAACCATTGAAAACCAGTGTAATGTGAAAggtaaaagcaaaaatgttctTATATGTACTGTACTGTAATTTGGAATGAGCaggcatttccttttttttgtttatacttACTGGTTTTTTAGAGAGAGAAACTCACTGGCagccaaagagaaaagaaaaataatgtatctAACATCAATCACATGCAGATTTTGGTGGTCTATATGCTTAATAAATGTCTATTGCTATTATCCTACTTAGAATTCACAAGTAAAGAAGTTCTGCCTCAGTGAGGTTTTTTCAATCAATATTCGggctttaaatttatttcagcatAGCACAGGCAATTTTACAAAAAGTGAGAAAGTATCATTCAATTGTTGGACTGTAGTCTATTAAAGCATTTATGCATAGTTTTTATCACTTTGTTAAACCAAAAAATCTTAATCCTCAGTGTAATGTTATTAAAATTTAGCTGTTATCCATAAATATTTGACAATTACttactgctattttaaaataaaatttataaatatttgctcTGTCTTTATACCACAGTTTAGCTGTACACCATGTAGTTAATTTTATGCCTGTTGTGTGGTCAAGGCATATTAGCATAAATATTAATACACCTCTAAAATTTGGAAGTATATGGCCACTTTTAATACTCAGAGTGACTTTTAATAATCACAAAAAAGCATTATCTGCTTTTTCTAAATTCTGGTTTTGAGATACTACTTTCTAGTTTTTGGGAAACAAGTACTTAAGAAGTTGCACCTTCCAATTCAAAACTCTTGTAGCCATGATAATAATCCTTTATTTTCTGAGCCAGAGAACTTTGCATCTAGATGTTCTTGAATGCTTCAGTTATCAAAAGGCAAAAGACACTTCAAAGTAGTAATATCAGGCAAGTATTATGATTAAACTACgattttcttgttaaaaaaatggAGACTGAAATTATGTAGTTCTGTAAATGATTATCATGTCTACAAGAAAAATTGCTTGAAGTTCAGACaagtcaaaaaaagaaagtaatttcctTATGCTTTCATGTTAATAATTCTGCCAAAATATACTTTTTAGTCTACCATACAGTTTTTTATTTACGTAGATGAAAATGATAGACTGAAGGGTACCATTCACATCttggaagagaaattaaaggCTTGTGAACTGGTAAGTTACAAATGATCATTCTTTAGGTAGAGGAATAATATTTTATCTCTATTGTAGCAGTTCATATGTCTTTATATTCTTGGGTTTGCTACTAATACCATTATTGTTGCACTTCTAACATTTATCATGTGTAAAAAGAGACAAGTTGTCCTCATGACAGTATCAATGTAAGAATGCCTTCGACTAAGAGGTCGAAACTACTAAGCGCTGAGAACTCTGACTCAATCTAAgataagctttttatttttagctgtatTTAGCTTTAAATTCAACTTTACATTCTAAAATCTAATCCcatgcattaaaatacatttttgtgtgGAAATAAGGTTTTGATATTCACAGTCCCTGCTGTCCTGCCAGAGAATCAAGAACTGTCTGAATTTTGTCTATAGTTTCTTTGGGAGTAAATGctcaaaataaatttcatttactaTCTTTCTACTTTTTACCTACACCACTCATTTTTGGAAAGGAGGTAACACCAGCAGGGCTAGTCACAAGCTGTGTTTGTTCTCTGTGCTAAGATTGCAGATCTGTTACCTGTATAGGCTTAGGAATCTCACTGCTGATTTTCTTTGCCTGTGTTTGTACTATctatgaattaaaataaaatttttatacCAATAGAGCTGTTATCTTGACGGTTTGAGAATGAAATAAGTAATGCCTTCTGAATGACATGAGAAAACTATGGTTCTATACATTATATACATGTATGGACATAGTGGAACTTCCTAGTGTTGTTCTGAAGGCACTTATTTGACTATGTCCATTATATACTGTTACCACCAATCAGTAACTGCCTTTGTGAGTGCCTCCGAGCATTGCTCTGGTGAGTGGCTACCTACCTTGTCAGAAGGCTCTGACAAGGGCTTTGGAGTAAGCACCTCTACATTGGCAGCTACAGCCAATTCCTTGGTAATTCTGGAGTAGTTATTGGAGCAAATTTAAAATAGGTGTGCTCAAACTCTTCATTTGAGTATCAATGCCACCAGCATCACTAGTGCTGAAATCACTGATGTTTCTACTGCTGCCAGTATGAAGTGGTGGAATCCTTGGTATAAGCAATATTAACAAAATTcatactttaaatatatttttgttataCAATCTTACAGTCAAAAATCCACAAAAGTAAAACTGTAGTCACTTAACTAGCTGCAGCATTGTATCAGATCCAGGACTGGGGAGAAGAATATTACCTCTCCATTTGCCTGTTCTCCTAGTAAGTACAATTTCTAATTTTATATTAACTGATAGCTGTAATACAATGAAATCTGCTACATTTTTCATCTGTGGACTTCAGCCAGATTGTGTTAGAAGTAATTGGGCATTTTGAATTTATTACATAGAGGATAAAACAAGTGCATTTTTACAtcagtgctgtgctttgcagaagGCTAAAAGCACAGACACCTCAAGATTTTTATGAAGCTTTTTACATTTACAGGAATATAAAGATCAGATTGAGAAACTTATGatagcaattaaaaacaaagaggaagaCCACAAATTAGAAATAACACAGTTGAATTGcgatataagaaaaaaatgtaagttcTCTGAAGACTGAATGCTATACCATTGGGTAAAACATGTTGTAACTTGTAGGAGCTATACCTCATCTAGGGTAAGTACAAGTTCCACTTCCTAGTGGAAACATACGAAAGCCAGAAGTGGACAGTGTTTAACCGAATTTTGTCTTTGCTCAAGAGAGTAGACAGTGGCAATGAGGCAATAGTATAGCAACACAGGATGAGCAGAAATTCCCAAATAGGTAGAACAGACACCGGGTACTTGGACCTAAAAATCTGAAGGAATGAAATTTTGGGTTAAATGTTGACTGGAAAATTGCTTTGAACTATAAGCTAGACTGCTGTTAGAGTGTTCCAGCTATGTTCAGGAGAGCAGGATGttattttcacaaataaataatactGCAACAAGAAAGGACTgatttctgtattaattttttccattactGGCATAGCCTTGAAGAGTAGGATTTTTTGGTCATCCATTTAGCTGAAAAAAGCCAAACTCTTTGTAAAAGGTGATGCTTCTTTAAAGAGACTCCATCCTACTGGGATGAGACAGGGTGGTTTTCACATAgttttaaagtatgttttttgcttgaatgaaatttttttcctgtgaaatattGGCCTGCTGTTCAAGAAAGttttaatatttggaaaattATGTAATTTTTCTATATAAACATCTCCTATAATCATTGTATTTGGTGTTACTGTGTTACTAGTTGAAGTAAAAGAAGTGGAGTATaaagaacagagagagaaaaaagaactgaaaatattagAGTTAACTAGACAGctgaaaattcaaaatgaagagaagcagaatgaaataattaaactgCAGGTAGAGGTATGCATTACAAAGCTGAATTAAAGATCAGTTGGGCATTGGGTAAATTTAGAAGAGACTGTGTagtgaaaaatgttaattaCTACTTAACAAAGTAATATGATAGAATCTAGGGAACTTAAAAAAACTATTGTCTTAACAAAGATCAGTGGCATGTGCTCCCTTCCACAATGGTATGAGTCACTTCAGCTCAGGAATCAAGTTCTACCTACTGTATAGAGAGACTGAAGTTTGCTGTGTTCttgttttaaagtaaattattttgaaaactttgctAATTTTTgagctataaaaaaaaaccccaaaactatgttttctgcttatttttattcaatTTCTGAATGCTAGgaagatacatttttttacaAACTTCCAAGAGCTTAAAGACTTTTAATCCTGCAGATATTTGAGTCACAGAATTCAACATATATTTCACAGCTCAGGTTTTAAGCCACTATCATTACAGAAACAATTAAGGAAATACTTTGAACCTTTCACATATTATAAAATAAGTAAGGTGTGAAAGTGCTCAGGTTGAGTTGCTCTTGGAACGTGAGGGAAGGGCGACAGTTTCAGAGGTTTTTAGCATCCTCTGCATTTTTCCCTCCTGCACACATGCAGCTGTGGagacttcaaatatttttttttagtaattatCCTGTTTGTCTAAATGTATTTGGTTTATCATATATCTACTATTTACTTATTGCAATATTTTGaggcatttttttaagaaacataacttttgaaaataaacttaaGTAGCTTCATTATCCTAGGATTAAATCGTAGAAAAGCTTGCTATTGCTACTTTTGGGTACAAAatccaattttaaaaaagttaaaattataCTTGTATTATTTAACagacttttttccctgttgattcttaatgttttgtcttttcccAATTCTTTTAGTTCAATGCTAAATTAGCAAGAGTTCAGaataaagcaacaaaatcaTATTCAGAGGCTTCTGTCTTGCCACAAAGTATCTATCGAAGGGTATGTGCTTTAATAGGCTGTAGTCTGCAGATACTAAATACTGTTACAACCTGTTTGACACAGCACTTCCCTGGTGATCTACTGTGTCTGTTCTGCAACAAGACTTTGGGAATGGAGGAGTGTAGGGGGGTGGAGTTTCATGCCTTAGGGGTCCATCTTACTCTCCCACACACCCCTCCCACCTTTAGACAACTAATTTCATGTCTCTTTGCACTGATGTTGTGATAGCTGGGGTTCACAACAACAAAAGCCCACATGTGAAGTGGTTTTAGTACAGTTTTAGTTAACCTGGGAACTTAAGATAGAACTGACATAAATGACTGTgatataaattatatatgtgCATTATTGGTTTTGCAGGCTTGGGACTTTGGGATGTCACAAAAATAGGATTCTGGGGAAGTCATCTTTGTAATTTTGTGATAacaaaatactgagaaaaatatCCTTATTAGAGTATTTCTCATTAGTAATAACATGTTGTATTGGTACATAATTCTATGTGATGTTTAACAATGGTGcctttgcttgcattttttacAGAAGCTCCAGCATCtccaggaggagaaaaacaagg is drawn from Haliaeetus albicilla chromosome Z, bHalAlb1.1, whole genome shotgun sequence and contains these coding sequences:
- the CCDC152 gene encoding coiled-coil domain-containing protein 152, encoding MNHSHEETMKKISVVNLDKLLDNFSEIEKNISEISEANKLLVLQLEKCNRLLTLSQSKEESVKEECTTLQNVIKGLTQTIENQCNVKDENDRLKGTIHILEEKLKACELEYKDQIEKLMIAIKNKEEDHKLEITQLNCDIRKKFEVKEVEYKEQREKKELKILELTRQLKIQNEEKQNEIIKLQVEFNAKLARVQNKATKSYSEASVLPQSIYRRKLQHLQEEKNKEIEILQNTIKDLEQRLNKGQNLHVKRRRF